The following proteins come from a genomic window of Panthera leo isolate Ple1 chromosome E2, P.leo_Ple1_pat1.1, whole genome shotgun sequence:
- the CYTH2 gene encoding cytohesin-2 isoform X1 encodes MQLLSEPSHWRTNQPSAFFCFGGGTRLPARAPIGPRDRLPPAGPCYVVSFCAYWPWRTVLRGRGRSRREGPPWIGRCQNEGRSLLAGRLGGEGRVFSALRTGAEEAAVAPGAFERAHPSPRANADPGPTGGTAPDSPRAFLAAMEDGVYEPPDLTPEERMELENIRRRKQELLVEIQRLREELSEAMSEVEGLEANEGSKTLQRNRKMAMGRKKFNMDPKKGIQFLVENELLQNTPEEIARFLYKGEGLNKTAIGDYLGEREELNLAVLHAFVDLHEFTDLNLVQALRQFLWSFRLPGEAQKIDRMMEAFAQRYCLCNPGVFQSTDTCYVLSFAVIMLNTSLHNPNVRDKPGLERFVAMNRGINEGGDLPEELLRNLYDSIRNEPFKIPEDDGNDLTHTFFNPDREGWLLKLGGRVKTWKRRWFILTDNCLYYFEYTTDKEPRGIIPLENLSIREVDDPRKPNCFELYIPNNKGQLIKACKTEADGRVVEGNHVVYRISAPTPEEKEEWIKSIQAAVSVDPFYEMLAARKKRISVKKKPEQP; translated from the exons ATGCAACTCCTTTCCGAGCCTTCTCATTGGCGGACAAACCAGCCAAGTGCCTTCTTTTGTTTCGGAGGCGGCACCCGGCTCCCTGCCCGCGCTCCGATTGGTCCCAGAGACCGTCTACCTCCGGCCGGACCGTGCTACGTCGTCTCCTTTTGTGCCTATTGGCCCTGGAGGACGGTCCTTCGGGGTCGGGGGCGGAGCAGACGAGAGGGCCCGCCGTGGATTGGGCGGTGTCAAAACGAGGGGCGGTCTCTATTGGCGGGGCGGTTGGGAGGCGAAGGGAGAGTCTTTTCAGCGCTGAGGACTGGCGCTGAGGAGGCGGCGGTGGCTCCCGGGGCGTTTGAGCGGGCTCACCCGAGCCCGCGGGCCAACGCGGATCCAGGCCCGACCGGCGGGACCGCCCCGGACTCCCCGCGGGCCTTCCTAGCCGCCATGGAGGACGGTGTCTATG AGCCCCCAGACCTGACTCCGGAGGAGCGGATGGAGCTGGAGAACATCCGGCGGCGGAAGCAGGAGCTGCTGGTGGAGATCCAGCGCCTTCGGGAGGAGCTCAGTGAAGCCATGAGCGAGGTGGAGGGTCTGGAGGCCAATGAGGGCAg TAAGACTTTGCAACGGAACCGGAAGATGGCGATGGGCAGGAAGAAGTTCAACATGGATCCCAAGAAG gGGATCCAGTTTTTGGTGGAGAACGAACTTCTGCAGAATACACCCGAGGAGATCGCCCGCTTCCTGTACAAGGGCGAGGGCCTGAACAAGACAGCCATCGGGGACTACCTGGGGGAGAG GGAAGAGCTGAACCTGGCAGTGCTCCATGCCTTCGTGGATCTGCACGAGTTTACTGACCTCAATCTGGTGCAGGCCCTCAG GCAGTTTCTCTGGAGCTTTCGCCTCCCCGGGGAGGCCCAGAAGATTGACCGGATGATGGAAGCGTTTGCCCAGCGATACTGCCTGTGCAACCCTGGGGTCTTCCAGTCCACAG ACACGTGCTACGTGCTGTCCTTCGCCGTGATCATGCTGAACACCAGCCTCCACAACCCCAACGTCCGGGACAAGCCAGGCCTGGAGCGCTTTGTGGCCATGAACCGGGGCATCAACGAGGGTGGGGACCTGCCTGAGGAGCTGCTCAGG AACCTCTACGACAGCATCCGAAACGAGCCCTTCAAGATTCCTGAGGATGATGGGAATGACCTGACCCACACCTTCTTCAACCCAGATCGGGAGGGCTGGCTCCTTAAGCTGG GGGGCCGGGTGAAGACGTGGAAGCGGCGCTGGTTTATCCTCACAGACAACTGCCTCTACTATTTTGAGTACACTACG GACAAGGAACCCCGAGGTATCATCCCCCTGGAGAATCTGAGCATCCGCGAAGTGGATGACCCCCGGAAACCG AACTGCTTCGAGCTCTACATCCCCAACAACAAGGGGCAGCTCATCAAAGCCTGCAAAACGGAGGCCGACGGCCGAGTGGTTGAGGGCAATCACGTGGTGTACCGGATCTCGGCCCCGACGccggaggagaaggaggagtggaTCAAGTCCATCCA GGCCGCTGTGAGCGTGGACCCCTTCTACGAGATGCTGGCGGCAAGGAAGAAGCGGATTTCTGTCAAGAAGAAGCCAGAGCAGCCCtga
- the CYTH2 gene encoding cytohesin-2 isoform X3 has translation MDPGVRTPELPVTSPRMEAENQGLIPLPKPPDLTPEERMELENIRRRKQELLVEIQRLREELSEAMSEVEGLEANEGSKTLQRNRKMAMGRKKFNMDPKKGIQFLVENELLQNTPEEIARFLYKGEGLNKTAIGDYLGEREELNLAVLHAFVDLHEFTDLNLVQALRQFLWSFRLPGEAQKIDRMMEAFAQRYCLCNPGVFQSTDTCYVLSFAVIMLNTSLHNPNVRDKPGLERFVAMNRGINEGGDLPEELLRNLYDSIRNEPFKIPEDDGNDLTHTFFNPDREGWLLKLGGGRVKTWKRRWFILTDNCLYYFEYTTDKEPRGIIPLENLSIREVDDPRKPNCFELYIPNNKGQLIKACKTEADGRVVEGNHVVYRISAPTPEEKEEWIKSIQAAVSVDPFYEMLAARKKRISVKKKPEQP, from the exons ATGGACCCAGGAGTCCGGACACCCGAGCTCCCAGTTACCTCGCCAAGAATGGAGGCAGAAAACCAAGGCCTCATCCCCCTTCCAA AGCCCCCAGACCTGACTCCGGAGGAGCGGATGGAGCTGGAGAACATCCGGCGGCGGAAGCAGGAGCTGCTGGTGGAGATCCAGCGCCTTCGGGAGGAGCTCAGTGAAGCCATGAGCGAGGTGGAGGGTCTGGAGGCCAATGAGGGCAg TAAGACTTTGCAACGGAACCGGAAGATGGCGATGGGCAGGAAGAAGTTCAACATGGATCCCAAGAAG gGGATCCAGTTTTTGGTGGAGAACGAACTTCTGCAGAATACACCCGAGGAGATCGCCCGCTTCCTGTACAAGGGCGAGGGCCTGAACAAGACAGCCATCGGGGACTACCTGGGGGAGAG GGAAGAGCTGAACCTGGCAGTGCTCCATGCCTTCGTGGATCTGCACGAGTTTACTGACCTCAATCTGGTGCAGGCCCTCAG GCAGTTTCTCTGGAGCTTTCGCCTCCCCGGGGAGGCCCAGAAGATTGACCGGATGATGGAAGCGTTTGCCCAGCGATACTGCCTGTGCAACCCTGGGGTCTTCCAGTCCACAG ACACGTGCTACGTGCTGTCCTTCGCCGTGATCATGCTGAACACCAGCCTCCACAACCCCAACGTCCGGGACAAGCCAGGCCTGGAGCGCTTTGTGGCCATGAACCGGGGCATCAACGAGGGTGGGGACCTGCCTGAGGAGCTGCTCAGG AACCTCTACGACAGCATCCGAAACGAGCCCTTCAAGATTCCTGAGGATGATGGGAATGACCTGACCCACACCTTCTTCAACCCAGATCGGGAGGGCTGGCTCCTTAAGCTGGG AGGGGGCCGGGTGAAGACGTGGAAGCGGCGCTGGTTTATCCTCACAGACAACTGCCTCTACTATTTTGAGTACACTACG GACAAGGAACCCCGAGGTATCATCCCCCTGGAGAATCTGAGCATCCGCGAAGTGGATGACCCCCGGAAACCG AACTGCTTCGAGCTCTACATCCCCAACAACAAGGGGCAGCTCATCAAAGCCTGCAAAACGGAGGCCGACGGCCGAGTGGTTGAGGGCAATCACGTGGTGTACCGGATCTCGGCCCCGACGccggaggagaaggaggagtggaTCAAGTCCATCCA GGCCGCTGTGAGCGTGGACCCCTTCTACGAGATGCTGGCGGCAAGGAAGAAGCGGATTTCTGTCAAGAAGAAGCCAGAGCAGCCCtga
- the CYTH2 gene encoding cytohesin-2 isoform X2, with protein MQLLSEPSHWRTNQPSAFFCFGGGTRLPARAPIGPRDRLPPAGPCYVVSFCAYWPWRTVLRGRGRSRREGPPWIGRCQNEGRSLLAGRLGGEGRVFSALRTGAEEAAVAPGAFERAHPSPRANADPGPTGGTAPDSPRAFLAAMEDGVYEPPDLTPEERMELENIRRRKQELLVEIQRLREELSEAMSEVEGLEANEGSKTLQRNRKMAMGRKKFNMDPKKGIQFLVENELLQNTPEEIARFLYKGEGLNKTAIGDYLGEREELNLAVLHAFVDLHEFTDLNLVQALRQFLWSFRLPGEAQKIDRMMEAFAQRYCLCNPGVFQSTDTCYVLSFAVIMLNTSLHNPNVRDKPGLERFVAMNRGINEGGDLPEELLRNLYDSIRNEPFKIPEDDGNDLTHTFFNPDREGWLLKLGGRGPGEDVEAALVYPHRQLPLLF; from the exons ATGCAACTCCTTTCCGAGCCTTCTCATTGGCGGACAAACCAGCCAAGTGCCTTCTTTTGTTTCGGAGGCGGCACCCGGCTCCCTGCCCGCGCTCCGATTGGTCCCAGAGACCGTCTACCTCCGGCCGGACCGTGCTACGTCGTCTCCTTTTGTGCCTATTGGCCCTGGAGGACGGTCCTTCGGGGTCGGGGGCGGAGCAGACGAGAGGGCCCGCCGTGGATTGGGCGGTGTCAAAACGAGGGGCGGTCTCTATTGGCGGGGCGGTTGGGAGGCGAAGGGAGAGTCTTTTCAGCGCTGAGGACTGGCGCTGAGGAGGCGGCGGTGGCTCCCGGGGCGTTTGAGCGGGCTCACCCGAGCCCGCGGGCCAACGCGGATCCAGGCCCGACCGGCGGGACCGCCCCGGACTCCCCGCGGGCCTTCCTAGCCGCCATGGAGGACGGTGTCTATG AGCCCCCAGACCTGACTCCGGAGGAGCGGATGGAGCTGGAGAACATCCGGCGGCGGAAGCAGGAGCTGCTGGTGGAGATCCAGCGCCTTCGGGAGGAGCTCAGTGAAGCCATGAGCGAGGTGGAGGGTCTGGAGGCCAATGAGGGCAg TAAGACTTTGCAACGGAACCGGAAGATGGCGATGGGCAGGAAGAAGTTCAACATGGATCCCAAGAAG gGGATCCAGTTTTTGGTGGAGAACGAACTTCTGCAGAATACACCCGAGGAGATCGCCCGCTTCCTGTACAAGGGCGAGGGCCTGAACAAGACAGCCATCGGGGACTACCTGGGGGAGAG GGAAGAGCTGAACCTGGCAGTGCTCCATGCCTTCGTGGATCTGCACGAGTTTACTGACCTCAATCTGGTGCAGGCCCTCAG GCAGTTTCTCTGGAGCTTTCGCCTCCCCGGGGAGGCCCAGAAGATTGACCGGATGATGGAAGCGTTTGCCCAGCGATACTGCCTGTGCAACCCTGGGGTCTTCCAGTCCACAG ACACGTGCTACGTGCTGTCCTTCGCCGTGATCATGCTGAACACCAGCCTCCACAACCCCAACGTCCGGGACAAGCCAGGCCTGGAGCGCTTTGTGGCCATGAACCGGGGCATCAACGAGGGTGGGGACCTGCCTGAGGAGCTGCTCAGG AACCTCTACGACAGCATCCGAAACGAGCCCTTCAAGATTCCTGAGGATGATGGGAATGACCTGACCCACACCTTCTTCAACCCAGATCGGGAGGGCTGGCTCCTTAAGCTGG GAGGTAG GGGGCCGGGTGAAGACGTGGAAGCGGCGCTGGTTTATCCTCACAGACAACTGCCTCTACTATTTTGA
- the KCNJ14 gene encoding ATP-sensitive inward rectifier potassium channel 14, which yields MGLARALRRLSGALEPGEGRAGDEEEAGPGLCRNGWVASPAGRRRGRFVKKDGHCNVRFVNLGGQGARYLSDLFTTCVDVRWRWMCLLFSCSFLASWLLFGLAFWLIASLHGDLAAPPPPAPCFSHVASFLAAFLFALETQTSIGYGVRSVTEECPAAVAAVVLQCIAGCVLDAFVVGAVMAKMAKPKKRNETLVFSENAVVALRDRRLCLMWRVGNLRRSHLVEAHVRAQLLQPRVTPEGEYIPLDHQDVDVGFDGGTDRIFLVSPITIVHEIDSASPLYELGRAELARADFELVVILEGMVEATAMTTQCRSSYLPGELLWGHRFEPVLFQRGSQYEVDYRHFHRTYEVPGTPVCSAKELDEQAERASHSPKSSFPGSLAAFCYENELALSCCQEEEEEEEAKEEDGAEAEDGIASPQVLTPTLALTLPP from the exons ATGGGCCTGGCCAGGGCCCTGCGCCGCCTTAGCGGCGCCCTGGAGCCAGGAGAGGGCCGGGCCGGCGACGAGGAGGAGGCCGGGCCGGGGCTGTGCCGCAACGGGTGGGTGGCGTCGCCGGCGGGGCGGCGCCGCGGGCGCTTCGTCAAGAAGGACGGGCACTGCAACGTGCGCTTCGTGAACCTGGGCGGCCAGGGCGCGCGCTACCTGAGCGACCTGTTCACCACGTGCGTGGACGTGCGCTGGCGCTGGATGTGCctgctcttctcctgctccttcctcGCCTCCTGGCTGCTCTTCGGCCTGGCCTTCTGGCTCATCGCCTCGCTGCACGGCGACCtggccgcgccgccgccgcccgcgccctgCTTCTCGCACGTGGCCAGCTTCCTGGCCGCCTTCCTCTTCGCGCTGGAGACGCAGACGTCCATCGGCTACGGCGTGCGCAGCGTCACCGAGGAGTGCCCGGCCGCCGTGGCCGCCGTCGTGCTGCAGTGCATCGCCGGCTGCGTGCTCGACGCCTTCGTCGTGGGCGCCGTCATGGCCAAGATGGCCAAGCCCAAGAAGCGCAACGAGACGCTCGTGTTCAGCGAGAACGCCGTCGTGGCGCTGCGCGACCGCCGCCTCTGCCTCATGTGGCGCGTCGGCAACCTGCGCCGCAGCCACCTCGTCGAGGCCCACGTGCGGGCCCAGCTGCTGCAG CCTCGAGTGACCCCGGAGGGTGAGTACATTCCACTGGATCACCAGGATGTGGACGTGGGCTTTGATGGCGGCACTGATCGAATCTTCCTCGTGTCTCCCATCACCATCGTGCACGAGATCGACTCCGCCAGCCCTCTGTATGAACTGGGACGTGCCGAGCTGGCCCGGGCTGACTTTGAGCTGGTGGTCATTCTTGAGGGCATGGTTGAGGCCACGGCCATGACCACACAGTGTCGCTCCTCCTACCTCCCTGGTGAGCTGCTCTGGGGCCATCGTTTTGAGCCGGTCCTCTTCCAGCGTGGCTCCCAGTACGAGGTCGACTACCGCCATTTCCACCGCACTTACGAGGTCCCAGGGACACCAGTCTGCAGCGCCAAGGAGttggatgaacaggcagagcggGCTTCACACAGCCCCAAGTCCAGCTTCCCCGGCTCCCTGGCCGCATTTTGTTATGAGAATGAACTTGCACTGAGCTGCtgccaggaggaagaggaggaggaggaggccaaggAGGAGGATGGAGCGGAGGCAGAAGATGGCATTGCCAGCCCCCAAGTACTCACACCGACCCTGGCACTGACCCTGCCCCCGTGA